Proteins encoded within one genomic window of Synechococcus sp. PCC 7335:
- the pilM gene encoding type IV pilus assembly protein PilM — protein MNRLKSLFSRNSSGVGIELTPERINIVRLKKQGQKLTLQAFATAAVPKGVFEEGQIVDSLAMAEIIQETLAEHNINVTQAATAIPARAVTRVILVPAELDDDELHEMVLNQEASLYLPFPRDEADVDYQKVGYVLDDDGIEKVRVLLVAVRKEITDSYTETFAQAGLDLNILEASSFALIRTIREQLRQFTSQEAITVVDIQFESTEISIVVDGTPHFSRAVPLGTFQIQSALSRAMNLPPSRNINLLQALSIPPTPIDSRPATDRPTGGMNPGMTAMLRVLGELTDELRRSIDFYLSQGEDMEIAQLVLAGPGGAIGNLDQFFSQRLGLPTTVIDPVDSLEIETDEDTLPTQRSGLATVFGLGLREV, from the coding sequence GTGAACAGACTCAAGTCACTATTCTCCAGAAATTCGTCGGGTGTCGGTATCGAACTGACGCCTGAGCGCATCAATATAGTGCGGTTAAAAAAACAGGGACAAAAGCTAACGCTACAGGCCTTTGCAACGGCTGCTGTGCCTAAGGGTGTCTTTGAAGAAGGTCAGATAGTCGATAGTTTGGCTATGGCTGAAATCATTCAAGAAACGTTGGCTGAGCACAATATCAATGTCACCCAAGCGGCTACTGCAATACCAGCTCGTGCGGTCACTCGTGTTATTCTCGTGCCTGCCGAACTCGACGATGACGAACTTCATGAAATGGTTCTCAACCAGGAGGCTAGCCTGTACTTGCCTTTCCCCAGAGATGAAGCCGATGTTGATTACCAAAAAGTCGGCTACGTGCTCGACGATGATGGCATCGAGAAAGTTAGAGTTCTGCTGGTTGCCGTTAGAAAGGAGATTACGGACAGCTACACCGAAACCTTTGCTCAGGCGGGCCTAGATCTAAACATTCTTGAAGCTAGCAGCTTTGCGCTTATTCGTACTATCCGCGAACAGCTACGGCAGTTTACTTCACAAGAAGCGATCACCGTTGTTGATATTCAGTTTGAGAGCACCGAGATTTCTATTGTAGTAGACGGTACCCCTCACTTCTCACGGGCTGTTCCGCTAGGTACTTTCCAAATCCAAAGCGCTCTCAGCCGAGCGATGAATTTACCTCCCTCTCGCAATATTAATTTGCTACAGGCTCTGTCTATACCGCCCACACCGATTGATAGCAGACCGGCTACTGATAGACCTACGGGGGGTATGAATCCTGGTATGACCGCCATGCTGCGGGTTCTTGGTGAATTGACTGACGAACTACGACGCTCAATCGACTTTTATCTTAGTCAAGGAGAAGACATGGAGATAGCACAGCTAGTATTAGCTGGCCCAGGCGGAGCGATCGGTAATCTAGATCAGTTTTTCTCTCAGCGTTTGGGTCTGCCTACGACTGTAATTGATCCAGTCGATTCTTTGGAAATTGAAACCGATGAGGACACTTTGCCCACTCAGCGCTCAGGGCTAGCGACGGTATTTGGGCTTGGGCTCAGGGAGGTTTGA
- the hemH gene encoding ferrochelatase — protein sequence MSRVGVLLLNLGGPEKPEDVQPFLFNLFSDPEIIRIPFPALQKPLAWFISSRRAKTSQENYQQIGGGSPLRRITEEQGSALKEALKEKGKDAEVYVGMRYWHPFTEEAIARIKKDGIEQLVVLPLYPQYSISTSGSSFRLLEQIWQEDPALTPIDYTLIESWYARPGYVNSMADLIRIELDKLPNPNEAHIFFSAHGVPVSYVEEFGDPYQKEIEHCTDLIMQALGRPNDYTLAYQSRVGPIEWLQPYTEDAIEALANKGIKDLVVVPISFVSEHIETLQEIDIEYREIAEERGIEGFHRVPALDTYPRFVVDMADMVEEALSGKPVHFSDLVKPEKKVRIYPQDKSAWGMTPVAEVWNGRLAMLGFLALLAEIVTGQGPLHLIGLL from the coding sequence ATGAGCCGTGTGGGAGTTTTGTTACTGAATCTGGGTGGACCAGAGAAGCCGGAGGACGTGCAGCCCTTTTTGTTTAATCTGTTTTCGGATCCTGAGATCATCCGAATTCCTTTCCCTGCTTTGCAAAAGCCCCTAGCCTGGTTTATCTCAAGTCGGCGGGCAAAAACGTCTCAAGAAAACTATCAGCAGATCGGTGGCGGCTCACCACTAAGACGAATTACAGAGGAGCAAGGGTCGGCGCTAAAAGAAGCGCTTAAAGAAAAAGGAAAGGACGCTGAGGTGTATGTGGGGATGCGCTATTGGCACCCATTTACCGAAGAGGCGATCGCCCGGATTAAAAAAGACGGTATCGAACAGCTGGTCGTCTTACCACTCTATCCTCAGTATTCGATCAGCACTAGCGGTTCTAGCTTTCGCCTGCTAGAGCAAATTTGGCAGGAAGACCCCGCTTTGACCCCAATCGACTACACCCTGATTGAGTCCTGGTATGCGCGTCCTGGCTACGTAAATTCCATGGCTGATTTGATCCGCATAGAACTAGATAAGCTACCAAACCCTAATGAGGCTCATATCTTCTTTAGTGCCCATGGTGTGCCAGTCAGCTATGTAGAAGAGTTTGGCGATCCTTATCAGAAAGAAATCGAGCACTGCACTGATTTAATTATGCAGGCGTTGGGTCGGCCTAACGACTACACGCTGGCATATCAGAGCCGAGTCGGTCCGATTGAATGGTTGCAGCCTTATACAGAAGACGCGATTGAAGCGCTAGCGAATAAAGGTATCAAAGATCTCGTTGTCGTGCCCATTAGCTTTGTTTCAGAGCATATTGAGACGCTGCAAGAGATTGACATCGAGTATCGCGAGATTGCGGAAGAGCGAGGAATTGAGGGTTTCCACCGAGTGCCGGCGTTAGATACCTATCCGCGCTTTGTGGTGGATATGGCGGATATGGTTGAGGAGGCCCTAAGCGGCAAACCTGTGCATTTTTCCGACCTGGTAAAGCCGGAGAAGAAGGTGCGAATCTATCCGCAAGATAAGTCTGCTTGGGGAATGACGCCAGTCGCTGAAGTATGGAATGGACGGCTAGCGATGCTAGGATTTTTGGCGCTGCTGGCAGAGATTGTCACTGGACAGGGTCCTTTGCACCTGATCGGGCTGCTGTAG
- a CDS encoding FAD-dependent oxidoreductase, producing the protein MAVEYDLVILGGTLAGRNAALQAASYGARVALVEPPGLFLLNQRCRFLLQALQQIANGQQTQAVSQWFGYETQDRPNWAWSAFLEWSAIATETQDSDLSVAAMSAKGVDVVLEMPVQLSKKSWVTTYSRQIKARAVLAAFGLSPDVFKPLLSATQLPQRVMVWGGELRSLLWAKVLGQLGVKVTLQTVEVLPDWNKQVQQLARSQLTQAGVTFLDPADTQVIDSQSDCTLRFGTEQPALILPKFAYRSSEYSPYLSVNRKLQAGTPRLFACGAAVQGKADTVITHQDLSVAIRNALFLPTRRLKLGQTIIAGGQFAMAGLTQTQAIHRYGTKVQVEEVTQANSTDLSRATPSPSYCQLVSVDRRLVGIHLVGDRAADYILPLAAFLGQSVAHLCHKIPNVPSTSPGHLLALAQATARQYQRSQWEVGHWKRDWSENWFNWRRSH; encoded by the coding sequence ATGGCAGTTGAGTATGACTTAGTGATTCTTGGTGGAACGTTAGCGGGGCGAAATGCTGCGCTTCAGGCTGCTAGCTATGGCGCTAGAGTGGCCTTAGTAGAGCCACCAGGTTTGTTTTTGCTCAACCAGCGATGTCGCTTTCTGCTGCAAGCACTTCAGCAAATTGCGAATGGACAGCAAACGCAGGCAGTGAGTCAGTGGTTCGGTTACGAAACTCAGGACAGACCAAACTGGGCTTGGAGCGCTTTTTTGGAATGGAGTGCGATCGCTACTGAAACTCAAGATAGCGATCTCTCGGTGGCAGCGATGAGCGCCAAAGGCGTTGATGTCGTCTTAGAGATGCCTGTGCAGCTGTCTAAAAAAAGCTGGGTGACTACGTACAGTAGGCAGATAAAAGCGCGAGCGGTCTTAGCCGCTTTTGGCTTATCGCCCGATGTGTTTAAGCCGCTACTAAGTGCGACACAACTTCCTCAAAGAGTCATGGTTTGGGGCGGAGAGCTGCGATCACTACTGTGGGCTAAGGTGCTAGGCCAGCTCGGTGTCAAAGTGACGCTGCAGACAGTAGAGGTATTACCCGATTGGAATAAACAAGTGCAGCAACTGGCGCGATCGCAACTCACGCAAGCCGGTGTCACCTTTCTAGATCCAGCCGATACTCAGGTGATTGACAGCCAGTCAGACTGTACGCTGCGCTTTGGTACTGAACAACCCGCGCTGATCTTACCTAAGTTTGCCTATCGTTCCTCAGAGTATTCACCTTATCTAAGCGTCAATCGAAAATTACAAGCTGGAACGCCTCGCCTATTTGCTTGTGGTGCAGCAGTTCAAGGAAAGGCAGATACCGTCATCACTCATCAAGACCTTTCAGTTGCCATCAGAAATGCCCTATTTTTACCTACACGCCGACTTAAGCTTGGCCAAACAATCATAGCGGGTGGCCAGTTTGCGATGGCTGGGCTTACCCAGACTCAGGCAATCCACCGTTACGGTACTAAGGTGCAAGTAGAGGAAGTCACTCAAGCGAACAGCACCGACTTATCTAGAGCTACGCCCTCACCTAGCTATTGCCAGTTAGTGAGTGTCGATCGTCGGCTAGTAGGGATTCATTTAGTAGGCGATCGCGCCGCTGATTACATTTTGCCTTTAGCTGCTTTCCTCGGTCAGTCTGTAGCCCATCTTTGCCACAAGATTCCTAATGTCCCATCAACATCACCCGGTCATCTGTTGGCATTAGCGCAGGCAACAGCTAGACAATATCAACGGTCTCAGTGGGAGGTTGGACACTGGAAACGAGACTGGTCAGAAAACTGGTTTAACTGGCGGCGTAGTCATTAG
- a CDS encoding DUF2887 domain-containing protein, with translation MRRDSIFFHLFQQYPQLLFDLLPTPPDNAADYNHDVPLRG, from the coding sequence ATGCGCCGAGACTCTATCTTTTTTCATTTGTTCCAGCAATATCCTCAGCTACTCTTCGACCTGCTGCCAACGCCGCCCGACAACGCCGCTGACTACAATCATGATGTACCGCTACGAGGGTAG
- a CDS encoding type IV pilus secretin family protein — translation MKRRLNFRSLMLGGALAVLTGPLIVAQSAIGATIVEGIALKRTAAGLELKLETRGDSPQVVTASLGEILQADIAHAQLKLPEGESFTRKNPAPGIASVKLEAIAPERVRVTVLSKTKAPVSQIQKSTDDDFVLALDTRSHAKAAPSNLPKSLITVPGKANSAEASLSEASLNEATLTEAIPIEAEGSSASTFELAQAIEDEAAPEILVPNPEVMIDGTPITTPTLNGAPPLLPRAIAPPVGDLSVSDIDSTLDEIDLGTTERVPRLVLRDASAREVLALLARATGLNLAFSNEGEGEEAFDALVSLDIENESVQNVFNYVLQLSGLDANKVGQTIFVGPRLPNSARNVLVRSIRLNQIDVSNAVNFLVSMGAESAVNSESSVTSVSAVEVGEGTDVTESTVTQSSLTNQRIDFADADPLLRGLQVIGDERTNSLTLIGTPRQIEIATAQMVQLDIRRRQVAVNLRVIDVNLNDSDSFGSQFSFGLGDTAITQSGGIGLINFGVAGGALGIARQFLAQLEASVQSSNAKIVTDPTLVIQEGQTAAVQLTQEVVTNITTDIETTEVGVLRTVTFEKEDAGLNLQVQIDRIDDNGFVTLAVAPSISAPTDTFNIGTEEAVLLANRQLTSGQIRVRDGQTLVLSGIIQESDRNTVTKVPILGDIPLLGALFRNSDRENIRRELIVLLTPQVMNDSDQSVYGYGYVPSEDVQQLLER, via the coding sequence GTGAAACGCCGTCTTAATTTTAGAAGCTTGATGTTAGGTGGCGCTTTAGCTGTACTGACCGGCCCTCTGATCGTTGCTCAATCTGCTATTGGTGCGACGATTGTAGAAGGTATTGCTTTGAAAAGAACCGCTGCCGGATTGGAACTGAAGCTGGAGACTAGAGGAGATTCTCCTCAAGTTGTTACAGCTAGCCTAGGTGAAATACTGCAAGCGGATATTGCTCATGCACAGCTGAAGTTGCCAGAAGGGGAAAGTTTTACTCGAAAGAATCCTGCGCCTGGAATTGCGTCTGTCAAGCTAGAAGCGATCGCACCAGAACGTGTCAGAGTAACGGTACTGAGCAAAACAAAAGCGCCGGTTAGTCAGATTCAAAAGTCAACAGACGATGACTTTGTGCTGGCTTTAGATACGCGATCGCATGCCAAAGCTGCGCCTTCTAACCTACCAAAGTCCTTAATTACCGTTCCTGGCAAAGCGAATTCCGCCGAAGCTAGCCTCTCCGAAGCCAGTCTCAATGAAGCCACTCTTACCGAAGCCATTCCTATCGAAGCGGAAGGATCTAGCGCTAGCACCTTCGAGCTTGCTCAAGCGATAGAAGATGAAGCAGCACCCGAAATTCTCGTGCCGAATCCAGAGGTGATGATCGACGGTACGCCGATTACGACACCGACTTTGAACGGTGCGCCTCCTCTGTTACCCCGGGCGATCGCGCCCCCAGTCGGTGACTTATCTGTATCCGATATCGACTCTACGCTAGACGAAATTGATCTAGGCACAACAGAACGGGTACCTAGATTGGTCTTACGAGATGCCTCCGCTCGCGAAGTGCTTGCCTTATTAGCAAGAGCTACTGGTCTGAACTTAGCTTTTAGCAATGAAGGAGAGGGCGAAGAAGCATTTGACGCCTTAGTTTCTTTAGATATCGAAAACGAGTCGGTACAAAACGTTTTTAACTATGTACTACAGCTCTCTGGTCTAGACGCGAATAAAGTTGGCCAGACCATTTTTGTTGGCCCCCGTCTACCGAATAGCGCCCGCAATGTTCTAGTACGTAGTATCCGCCTAAACCAGATTGATGTGAGTAACGCTGTCAACTTCCTAGTCTCAATGGGCGCTGAAAGTGCCGTTAATAGTGAAAGCTCTGTAACTAGCGTGAGTGCGGTAGAAGTCGGTGAGGGTACAGACGTTACCGAATCGACAGTTACTCAGTCATCTCTAACCAATCAGCGAATTGACTTTGCCGATGCTGACCCGCTATTACGTGGGTTACAGGTCATTGGTGATGAGCGCACAAACTCTTTAACGCTAATTGGTACACCACGTCAAATTGAAATTGCAACTGCTCAGATGGTACAGCTAGACATTCGTCGTCGTCAGGTCGCTGTTAATCTACGAGTGATTGATGTCAACCTGAATGATTCTGACTCCTTTGGTTCCCAGTTCTCCTTTGGCCTAGGCGATACAGCAATCACCCAGAGCGGTGGAATTGGTCTAATAAACTTTGGCGTGGCAGGCGGCGCTTTGGGCATTGCTAGACAGTTCCTAGCTCAGTTAGAAGCTTCTGTACAAAGCAGCAACGCTAAGATAGTGACCGATCCAACGTTGGTGATTCAAGAAGGTCAAACAGCCGCAGTGCAGCTCACTCAAGAAGTCGTCACCAATATCACAACCGACATAGAAACTACAGAGGTCGGCGTTCTTAGAACAGTGACGTTTGAAAAAGAGGATGCTGGCTTAAACCTACAGGTTCAGATAGATCGGATTGACGATAATGGTTTTGTGACTTTGGCCGTAGCACCTTCTATCTCGGCCCCAACCGATACGTTCAATATAGGGACTGAAGAGGCTGTACTGCTAGCCAACCGTCAGCTAACCTCTGGGCAGATTAGGGTAAGAGATGGGCAAACGCTTGTGCTCTCTGGCATTATCCAAGAGTCTGATCGAAATACTGTTACTAAGGTGCCAATTCTAGGTGATATTCCTTTATTAGGTGCGCTCTTTAGAAATTCTGATAGGGAGAATATTCGTCGGGAGCTGATTGTTTTGCTCACCCCACAGGTCATGAATGATTCTGACCAGAGTGTTTATGGCTATGGCTATGTACCTAGCGAAGATGTGCAGCAGCTACTAGAAAGATAG
- the cobD gene encoding threonine-phosphate decarboxylase CobD, translating into MSRPVHGGNLTWAAELAQCLPNELLDFSASISPLGPPPSVLEAIQAAFSSIAAYPDPAYGLLREAIARYHHLPIDYILPGNGAAELLTYAARDLASLQRPTLKLSPGFSDYDRALRSFDVQPLNIPLLEIDDLNTDRWRFEQWDASLAVPKGIPLDECGFLLNNPHNPTGAVFARKKVRSLLSKFALVVVDEAFMDFLPPQQDQSAIEAVYDFPNLIVIRSLTKFYSMPGVRLGYAIAYPPTLSRWRQWRDPWSVNTFAAAAGIAALQDNSFQRQTWKWLESARAQLYRGLASLRGLTPLSSYVNFLLVACDVSTTALQEQLLKRYQIYIRDCMSFAELGDRYFRVAIKTEKENQKLLVALAEVLPELRPG; encoded by the coding sequence ATGTCTAGACCGGTTCATGGTGGAAATCTGACTTGGGCCGCTGAGCTTGCACAGTGTCTTCCTAATGAACTGCTAGACTTTTCAGCTAGCATCAGCCCGCTTGGACCGCCTCCTTCTGTTCTAGAAGCGATCCAAGCGGCTTTCTCGTCTATAGCGGCATATCCCGATCCAGCCTATGGACTGCTGCGAGAGGCGATCGCCCGCTATCACCACTTACCTATTGACTATATTCTTCCTGGCAATGGCGCAGCAGAACTCCTGACCTATGCGGCCCGCGATCTAGCTTCATTACAACGGCCAACGCTAAAGCTTAGTCCTGGATTTAGCGACTATGATCGCGCTTTGAGATCGTTCGATGTCCAGCCGTTGAATATTCCTCTGTTAGAGATAGACGACTTGAATACGGACCGCTGGCGGTTTGAGCAGTGGGATGCTAGCTTGGCTGTTCCTAAAGGCATTCCACTCGATGAGTGCGGCTTTCTATTGAATAATCCGCATAATCCGACTGGAGCAGTCTTTGCAAGAAAGAAAGTGCGATCGCTCCTGTCAAAATTCGCGCTCGTTGTCGTTGACGAAGCATTCATGGATTTTTTGCCACCTCAGCAAGACCAGAGCGCGATTGAAGCCGTCTACGATTTTCCAAATCTAATTGTCATCCGCTCGCTGACGAAGTTCTACAGTATGCCGGGCGTGCGGCTAGGATATGCGATCGCCTATCCCCCAACCCTTAGCCGGTGGAGGCAATGGCGGGATCCGTGGTCGGTAAATACCTTCGCAGCCGCAGCCGGCATCGCTGCACTTCAGGACAATTCCTTTCAGCGCCAAACTTGGAAGTGGTTAGAATCAGCTAGGGCGCAGCTTTACCGTGGGCTAGCGTCGCTCAGGGGGTTGACCCCGCTTTCTAGCTACGTCAATTTCCTTCTGGTTGCCTGTGATGTTTCGACCACAGCGCTACAAGAGCAGCTCCTCAAACGCTATCAGATCTATATCCGTGACTGCATGAGCTTTGCAGAATTAGGCGATCGCTATTTTCGAGTGGCAATCAAAACTGAAAAGGAAAATCAGAAATTACTAGTAGCCCTAGCTGAGGTCCTACCTGAGTTGAGACCAGGGTAA
- a CDS encoding HU family DNA-binding protein, with protein sequence MNKGELVDTVAEKSSVTKKQADAVISAAVESIMEAVSKGDKVTLVGFGSFEPRDRKEREGRNPKTGDTMVIPATTVPAFSAGKQFKEMVAGKKK encoded by the coding sequence ATGAATAAAGGTGAACTCGTCGATACAGTTGCAGAGAAGTCTTCGGTTACGAAGAAGCAGGCTGATGCTGTGATTTCAGCGGCTGTAGAGTCCATTATGGAAGCTGTGTCAAAAGGTGACAAGGTTACGCTAGTGGGCTTCGGCTCGTTTGAGCCACGTGATCGCAAGGAGCGGGAAGGCCGCAATCCTAAGACTGGTGACACCATGGTGATTCCAGCAACTACAGTGCCTGCGTTTTCGGCCGGTAAGCAATTTAAGGAAATGGTGGCAGGCAAAAAGAAGTAG
- a CDS encoding phage holin family protein, with the protein MLGFFVTTLITALSILIVDLVVPGVGIATFPAALAAAVSLGLVNGSVKPVLKLLSLPVTFLTLGAFSLVVNGFCFWLASVLVPGFSVSGLIGFILGPIVLSAVSTFLSGYFAKNDVESKIAGVGEKLKLNKSDADRIDAVTEQEKLEGTKLS; encoded by the coding sequence ATGCTGGGATTTTTCGTAACTACGTTAATTACCGCCTTGAGCATCCTAATCGTTGATCTGGTTGTTCCAGGTGTGGGCATTGCCACTTTCCCTGCCGCACTCGCGGCGGCGGTGTCGCTAGGTCTTGTCAACGGTTCTGTTAAACCTGTTTTGAAGCTGTTGTCGCTGCCGGTCACCTTCCTTACCCTAGGAGCTTTTTCCTTGGTCGTTAATGGCTTTTGCTTTTGGCTGGCCTCTGTACTGGTGCCTGGGTTTAGCGTCAGCGGTTTGATAGGCTTCATTCTAGGTCCTATTGTGCTATCTGCTGTGAGCACGTTCCTCTCTGGCTACTTTGCTAAGAACGATGTGGAATCTAAGATTGCTGGTGTGGGCGAAAAGCTAAAGCTAAACAAGTCTGATGCTGATCGCATCGATGCTGTCACTGAGCAAGAAAAGCTTGAAGGTACTAAGCTCTCTTAG
- a CDS encoding site-specific integrase, translating to MPETFPSAEIATETAKHPIDAPLAKVNQRFKAAKLGLKIERRGDKLNLRGTLPPRPDSPKLKAYQQRIPLSLPANKAGLKQIEKTAKVVAARLIENTFSWQDYLGPTAGLKRTGADIGAQIAVFKNHFFESRAGIAKPSSTRTTWEKAYVPYFNKLQAIAAQHPSYSLPEAIYATVQSTKANSRSRQICCTALEALASFLNISLPIELKAYWGSYGNSKTQLRRLPTDDEILQTYEKIKNPAWQFVYGIMATYGLRNHEVFYSDYSMLTSGDDEAAIEVLEATKTGQHDVWPFPLEWVDAFNLREVRLPKVNTDLSTTTLQLVGQLVSKQFRRYEIPFSPYDLRHAWAVRTIGVGLPDTVSARMMGHSVAVHNRTYHRWITRRDQSAAVKAALAKA from the coding sequence ATGCCTGAGACATTCCCTTCAGCGGAAATTGCCACAGAAACAGCAAAACACCCAATAGATGCGCCGCTTGCCAAAGTCAATCAGCGGTTCAAGGCTGCCAAGCTCGGACTCAAAATCGAGCGTCGTGGCGATAAACTCAACTTACGCGGCACCCTGCCACCTCGTCCTGACAGTCCTAAACTCAAAGCCTACCAGCAGCGTATTCCGCTTAGCCTTCCTGCCAACAAAGCCGGGCTAAAGCAAATTGAAAAGACAGCCAAAGTTGTCGCTGCTCGGCTAATCGAAAACACGTTCAGCTGGCAAGACTACCTGGGTCCAACGGCTGGATTAAAACGGACTGGGGCAGACATCGGGGCACAGATTGCAGTCTTTAAGAACCACTTTTTTGAATCGCGCGCTGGCATAGCCAAACCGTCATCAACTCGCACCACATGGGAAAAGGCGTACGTTCCTTACTTCAACAAGCTACAGGCGATCGCAGCTCAGCACCCTAGTTACTCTTTGCCCGAAGCCATCTACGCCACTGTCCAGAGCACTAAGGCAAACTCTCGCAGTCGTCAGATCTGCTGCACGGCGCTAGAGGCACTAGCGAGCTTTCTCAATATTTCTTTGCCAATCGAGCTAAAGGCTTATTGGGGTAGCTACGGTAACAGCAAAACTCAGCTTCGTCGGCTCCCCACCGACGATGAAATCCTTCAGACCTACGAAAAAATCAAAAATCCGGCTTGGCAGTTCGTCTATGGCATCATGGCTACCTACGGCCTGCGTAATCACGAGGTCTTCTACAGCGACTATAGTATGCTCACTAGTGGCGACGATGAAGCCGCTATCGAAGTCCTAGAAGCCACTAAAACCGGCCAGCACGACGTTTGGCCCTTCCCCCTCGAATGGGTAGATGCTTTCAATCTACGAGAAGTTAGATTGCCTAAGGTCAATACCGATCTAAGCACCACCACACTTCAGCTCGTTGGACAGCTAGTTTCCAAACAGTTTAGGCGCTATGAAATCCCGTTTTCGCCCTACGATCTGCGCCATGCCTGGGCCGTTCGCACCATTGGCGTTGGTCTGCCCGACACGGTCTCTGCCCGGATGATGGGCCATTCAGTGGCCGTCCACAACCGCACCTATCACCGCTGGATCACTCGCCGCGACCAGAGCGCGGCGGTAAAAGCGGCGCTGGCCAAAGCGTAA
- a CDS encoding PilN domain-containing protein has protein sequence MYGIDINFLNDRVDRPVEDLVPASQLGASPTSRRLPVLIGLAVALCAFGGVGSYWMVLEKQKDRLTARASALDAQLSELLQKVAQVDTIKQQTVAVNAEIQALASVFERIRPWSAIVRDMQGRIPARTQIQTLIQTAPTEEGSAVGGIEIAGNACSFNDVNDFLLTLKSSPFLVSDSIEITTANLGSQVPGRCPGEAATAESTELVSYTIIGDIKSIPATALLIELNRQQESTGIAARIRALQATGAIE, from the coding sequence ATGTATGGAATCGATATTAATTTTCTCAACGACCGAGTTGATAGACCGGTTGAGGACCTTGTTCCTGCTTCTCAGTTGGGAGCTAGCCCTACATCTAGAAGACTTCCTGTGTTAATAGGGCTAGCCGTTGCCCTCTGCGCGTTTGGTGGTGTGGGTAGCTACTGGATGGTGCTAGAAAAACAAAAAGATCGACTCACGGCTCGTGCTTCTGCTCTAGACGCGCAGCTATCAGAACTTCTACAAAAAGTTGCTCAAGTAGATACCATCAAACAGCAGACGGTGGCTGTCAATGCAGAAATCCAAGCACTAGCTAGCGTGTTTGAACGCATCCGTCCCTGGTCGGCAATCGTGCGCGATATGCAGGGGCGAATTCCTGCTCGTACTCAGATTCAAACCCTGATACAAACAGCCCCTACCGAAGAGGGCTCGGCGGTAGGGGGTATTGAGATAGCAGGCAATGCCTGTTCTTTCAATGACGTAAACGATTTTCTACTCACGCTGAAAAGCTCCCCTTTTCTGGTCAGTGACTCTATTGAGATTACGACAGCCAATCTGGGATCGCAGGTGCCTGGACGCTGTCCGGGTGAGGCTGCTACAGCCGAGTCGACTGAACTAGTTAGCTATACCATCATTGGCGATATCAAGAGTATCCCAGCAACGGCACTACTCATCGAGTTGAATCGACAGCAAGAATCAACCGGCATAGCTGCTCGTATTCGTGCCCTTCAAGCAACAGGAGCAATAGAGTAA
- a CDS encoding YqaE/Pmp3 family membrane protein, which yields MNKLVRYILGIVLPPVGVFLTYGISPAFFINLALTFLGVLPGSIHAVWAIAKHYEKAALPAD from the coding sequence ATGAACAAACTTGTCCGTTACATACTTGGTATTGTGCTACCACCCGTTGGCGTTTTCTTGACTTACGGGATCAGCCCAGCATTTTTTATCAATCTGGCTTTGACATTTTTAGGTGTGCTACCTGGTAGCATCCACGCGGTATGGGCGATCGCCAAACACTATGAGAAAGCTGCGCTGCCAGCAGATTAG